A segment of the Actinomycetota bacterium genome:
ATCGCGCTCGTGACGGTCACCATGCTGACGATGACGGGCACGCGTGGAACGAGCCGACGGAGCAGGAGCGCGGGCAACGCCACGACGGCGGGAAGCACCATCAGTCCGTACCGACCCTGGATGATGTCGGCCTTCGCGGTTCGTAGGAAACCCTGGAATTCGATGATGTGGAGTAGGCCGAGGGTCGACACCACTGCGAGGAGGCAGAGGAGTGTCGGGACCACCGATGCTTCGTGTGGTTGGCGCGATCGGACGCTTCGTGCGCGTACGACCGCGACGACTACGTGCAGCAGCCATGCACATGCGAGGACGATGACCAGAAGGGTCGCCCAGCGCAACCAGCTGTAGACCCACCCGGGGAGAGGTAGGTCGAGCCATGCGAAGTGGCCCCAGAACCGGTCGACCCAATCCAGCTTCAGTGCCTGGTAGTTGTCGAGCTTCAGCAGGTGCAGGTAATCCCGTAGCGAACGGGACCCTGGCGCGGCCGCGAGCGATGTCAACGACGCCGCCGGATAGTCGAAGAGCGCCGACGCCCACGCCAAGCCCGAATCGGGCCAGGGCGACCGGCCACGCCTTCCACGTGCGGGGGTGGCTGCGCAGCCAGCCGACGAGCCAGCCGAACGCGAGGACCGGCGCCATAGCCAAGCCAAAAGGCTTGCCCAGCAGGGTTGTGCCGAGAGCGAGCCCTCCGAGCAACGGCAACCATCGCGACGCCCCGGGTTCGACGAGCTTCATCGCCACGAGCAGGCAGAGGAAGCCACCGGCGATGACGAGCGCGTCGTTGTTGATGACCGCGGTCTGTTGGCTGAACATCGGCTGCAGCGCGACGCCGACGGCAAGCGCGAGCGCCGCGCCTTCTGACTCGGGGAAGAGCCGGCGCCCGATGAGCAGCGCGAGCCATACCGAAAGCAACCCCAGGGCGACGCTCCACAACCTCATCGTGCTGATTCGGGTGTAGATGGGGCCCGACGTGGCCCGATACAGCAGCGACGCCGGTGCGTAGTACACGGGCGAATAGCCCGCCGCCGATGCGTCGCCGCCTGCGCGACGCGAGATCCTCGACTGGAACCTGCTCTCGTCCGCTCCTCGCGAGCCCGGGCCGAAGTCGGGTCGGTTGCCGGGAGGGTCGGCCTCACGGTGCAGGAGCCGCTCAGCCCTGCGGAGCTCGTCGCTGTACGGCGGGAGGCCGCTCACACTGGTGCCCCGTCGCGGAATCGCGCCCTCCTCGGCCATGAACTGCGAATAGGCAAAGTGCGAGCTCTCGTCCGGGCCCTGCAACGGTGGCATCGCCACCGTCCAGAAGACGCCCTTGATCAGGGCGAGGCTCAGCAGAGCCGCGACCGAGAGCCGGCGAGGGACGGCGACGAGGGCCACGAGCAGCAACGTCGCCGTCATCATCATCCCGGCGACCACCGGCGGCCGCCACCAGGCGACTCGGTATTGAGCCATGCGCCGCAACGCAATGCCCACGATGTCGACGAGGGGGCGCCGCTTTCCATATTCCGTGATCAAGGCCACGCTCTGCCGCTGCAACTTGCCACCGGAGAGGGCGGGAGGGAGGCGCGAGCCGGACTCGGCCCCCCAAAGGGATATCGCCTGTCGGGCTCCGGGCTGCGCGCTCACCGTCAGGTGGAAACGCTCGCCCTTACTGCGGGGCAGCGGACGAAACCGGATCAACAAGCGGAGCTCGTTGTCGACCAGATCCCTGCACCTGATGACCCGGCGGCCCACAACGGCGCCGTTCGGATCCGACACCACGACGTTGACGGAACACCGGGTGGCCCCACCGTAGGTGCCGACGCGAGCGACGATGCCGGAGAGCTCGTCGGCGCGGGCCGTGAAGGCCTGCTCGGTCGGTGCGTTGGCGGTGATCGGTGGCAGGGCAGGGCCGCGAGAGATGTGCGGCTCCCGGTCCAGGGAGGCGGGGCCCGCCGGGCGCTGAAGCACGATGGCGCTGACCACCGCGATCGCGACCGCGAGCAGAGCCGCCCAAACGCGTCGACGCGACCAGGACCGCAGACCTCTGGACGCGGACTCCACGACCGTGGGTGGGTCCACCCGGGGGAGTGTCTCGGTGAGGGGCTGGTCGACAGGGAACCGGGTTGGCGACGACAACGGGCGCCAGGGTAATCGTGCTGTACCAACGGCACGCCGCATCCCCCCACCGCATGGGCCTTTGCGCCGGCGACACGGGCACGCCGTGAAGGCCCGCGGTGCCCCTCGCACCGGTACACGCCGTCGTAGAAGGTCACCTCTCCGCGCGGGTCGACAAGCTCCCTTGGATCGCCGAGCGAGCTAAGCGGAGCTACTCAACGTGCCGGCCAGGTAAAGGTCTCGTCCGAACGCGGCGCATGGAACAGGATTGCCGTCGACCGCTGCGCCGAGTCGACGTCGAAGGTGAGCCATCCACGCGAGCAACCTCCAGGCGGTGGGTTCGATTCCACGGTGGAAGCAAGATCGGGCTGCCGCGCCGCCGCTGCCGGCGGCGACGGAGACCACGACCGGCCGTCGGCGGTCTCGAGCAGGAAGCTGGCCGGCGAGAACGGCACGCCGTCGCTCGAGCAGACTTCGATCTCGACGACTCGCGCGCTGCGTCCGGACGGGCTGGTCCCAAGGTCAGTGATGCTTCCGACCGTCACTCGTCCGAGTGGAGTGTCGACGGCGCGGCCGGCGTGCCCGGCGTCGAGGCCGGTCGTCACCCCGCCCGGCGCGGGAGCCCGAGGCGAGGAGGACGGGGGGGAACTTCGCGCCGACACGGTGGGCGTCGGCGCCTCTCCGCAGGCGGCGAGCACCACCATCGCGAGCGCTAGGCTGACGCAGCTTGATCGCAAGGTAGCGAATCCAAGTGTTAGCTTCACTCTTCTCGTCCGCCCTCCCGCGAAAACAGCCTCTCATCATGCGCGGTCTCTCGAAGGTCATCGGCGCTCTCGCGCTTCTTGCGGTGCTCGCCTCCTGTCAACCCCTGAGCGGTCTGGGTGCGAATGGTCTCGACGTCTCCGGCTGGCAGCATCCCAACGGAGCGACGATCGACTGGGCACCTGTCCGAGCGTCGGGCCGGTCGTTCGCCTTCGTGAAGGCGACGGAGGGACTTTCTTACACCAATCCCTACTTCGGTGTCGATTGGGCAGGTTTGCAGGCGAACGGGATGTTGAGGGGTGCGTATCACTACGGTCGTCCCGAGCTCGACCCCGCGAGGCAGGCCGATTTCTTCGTATCGGTCATCGGAGGTCGGGGAACCTCGGCGCCGACGCCCTGGTGGGGTGGGTCGCGACGTTCTTGTCGCGCGTCCAAGCGCTCACAGGGCGAAGGCCGCTGATCTACACCTATCCGAACTTCTGGAAGAACGCCACTGGCGACTCGCGCGCGTTCGCCGGCCAGCTGCTGTGGATCGCCGACTACAACGGCGGTTCGGCACCGACGCTTCCGTTGCCCGGCGGCTGGCGCGATTGGGCGTTCTGGCAGCACACCTCGTCCGGTTCGTTGCCGGGAATCGTGGGGAGCGTCGACCTCGATGTCTTTTGCTGCGACGACGCGTCGCTCATCCTCCTCAGCGACCAGGCGCCGGTTTGGCTGTTGCGCAACAGCTTGTCTCCAGGGGTCGCCGACCTGCGGTTGGCCTACGGAGACAGGGGCGATGTGCCCCTGAGCTGTGACTGGGCGGGCACGGGCATCGATACGCCCGGCGTGTTCCGCAACGGGAGGTGGTACATCCGGCTGAGCAACACGACGGGACGGGGCGACGTCAGCGTTGGCTTCGGCGACCCAGGCGACATCCCGGTGTGCGGCGACTGGGACGGCAACGGCACCGACACGCCGGGGGTCTACCGCCGAGGAGTGTTCTACCTGCGCAACAGCCTCACCACGGGTGTCGCCCACGTGGCCGTCCCCTTCGGCAACCCTGGCGACGTGCCGGTGGCAGGGCGGTGGAAGCCCGGCGGGCCGGCCACCNNNNNNNNNNNNNNNNNNNNNNNNNNNNNNNNNNNNNNNNNCGCAACCACAACACGGTCGGAGTCCCCGACGAGATCGAGCCGTTCGGCAACCTCGGTGACCAGCCGCTGGCGGGGGACTGGAACGGTGACGGCGTCGACACGGTTGGCGTGTTCCGCCCTCCCAGCGCCACGTTCTACCTCCGCACGTCGCACACCCCGCAATCGGGCACAATCACCATGCCCTACGGGACGCGTGGTGATGCTCCCCTCGTCGGCGACTGGACCGGGCAGGGTCACGACGCCATCGGCGTGGTCCGCTGAGCATGACGACTCTCTCCGAGCTGTCCACGACCCGCGACCTCATGGTGAACCTCACCCTGCGCGAGCTCCGCGGGAAGTACAAGCGCTCGGTGCTCGGGTGGGCGTGGTCGCTGCTGAACCCGCTGGCGACCATGGTGATCTTCAGCGTCGTGTTCAGGTTCTTCCTGAAGGTGCCGGTGCCTCGCGGCAACCCCAGCGGCGTGAAGGTGTTCGCCTTCTTCCTGCTCTGCGGACTGCTNNNNNNNNNNNNNNNNNNNNNNNNNNNNNNNNNNNNNNNNNNNNNNNNNNNNNNNNNNNNNNNNNNNNNNNNNNNNNNNNNNNNNNNNNNNNNNNNNNNNNNNNNNNNNNNNNNNNNNNNNNNNNNNNNNNNNNNNNNNNNNNNNNNNNNNNNNNNNNNNAACTTCGTGCTGCCCTGGCTGCTCCTGGTGATCCTGCTCGTGGCGATCCAGACGGTGTTCGTCACCGGGATCGCCCTGATGCTCGCCGTCCTCAACGTGTACTTTCGCGACGTTCAGCATCTGATCGGGATACTGATCCAGCTCTGGTTCTACGCCACGCCGGTCGTCTACCCGCTGTCGGTGGTGCCTCGTCACGCCGAGGTCCTCGGCTGGGACCTTCCCCTGCGGACGCTGTACGAGCTCAACCCCATGGTGCGCTTCGTGGAGGCGTACCGCGACTGCTTGTACAACTTGCGCGTCCCACCCCTGGGCGATGTCGCTGCTCTGGTGGGTGTCGCAGTCGCGACGCTGATCGCAGGCATGGCGGTGTTCAACCGGCTCGAACGGCGTCTGGCGGAGGAGCTGTGACAGAGCCACGACGTGCCATCGTGGTCGACGACGTCTCCAAGCGCTTCCGTCTCTATCACGAGCGCAACCAGAGTCTGAAGGCGACCCTCATGCGTCGGGGCCGGGCAAAGTTCGAGTCGTTCGAGGCCGTCCGGCACGTGTCGTTCGATGTCGCGGCGGGCGAGACCTTCGGCCTCATCGGCGAGAACGGGTCGGGCAAGAGCACGCTCCTGAAGTGCATGGCCCGGATCTACCGGCCGGACTCGGGTCGTATCCACCTCGAAGGCAAGGTGTCGGCCCTGCTGGAGCTGGGTGCCGGGTTCCATCCCGAGCTCTCGGGCCGCGACAACGTGTACCTCAACGGAACCATCTTGGGCTTGAGCAAGCGGGAGCTCGATGCCAAGTTCGACGAGATCGTGGACTTCGCCGGGCTCCATCGGTTCATCGACACACCGGTGAAGAACTACTCGTCCGGCATGTACGTGCGGCTCGGGTTCTCGGTGGCGATCAACGTCGAGCCCGATGTGTTGCTCGTCGACGAGGTGCTCGCCGTGGGCGACGAGGAGTTCCAGCGAAAATGCGGCGAGAAGTTCGCCGCGCTCCGTCGCGACGGAAAGACGATCGTCATCGTGTCCCACGCGCTGGGCTCGGTGCGCAGCATGTGCGACCGGATCGGCTGGCTCGACCATGGCGACCTCAGGGCGCTCGGTCCTGCCGGCCAGGTCATCGACGACTACATCGACGAGACGCACGTCGACCGCGCCGAGGCCGTGGATGGCGCGGGTGCGCGCTGGGGTTCCGGTGAGGGTCGCATCGAGCGCATCGAGCTGCTCGACGCGGAAGGCACTCCGACGACGAAGGTGCGCACGGGTGACACCGTGACCATTCGCTTCCACTACGCGACCGATGAGGCGATCGAGAAGCCGGTGTTCAGGTTGGCGATTCACTCGCTCGACGGCGTCCACGTCACCGGCCCCAACACGCGCGAGGCCGGCTGCGTCCCGGGCTGGATCGACGGGGCCGGCGTGGTCGACCTGCGCGTCGAGCGCCTCCTCCTGCTCCCCGGCACCTACGACGTCACGGCCGCGCTCTCCGACTACGCGGCCCTTCACCCCTACGACTACCGACATCGGGCGTTTCGCTTCGACGTCGAGGCGGGGACCCCCCACGAGACCTACGGCGGCGTGGTGTCTCTCGGCGGCGTTTGGCGCGTCGACGCGCTCGACGACGAATGATGACCGCGATTCGGCGCCGGATCGTCGTTGCCACCGCGGACTCGGTCACGCCCAAGATGGCCGGTCCCGCCATACGCGCGTGGCAAATCGCGTCCGCCCTCTCGCGCGAGCACGACGTGCGCCTGGTCACCACGACCCGGTGCACCGTCGCCCAGCCCGACGGGTTCCGCGTATCGGCAATCGACGACCGTGGCCTGCGTGAAGCCGAGCGGTGGTGCGACGTGTTCATCTTCCAGGGTTGGGTGATGGCGAGTCGCCCCTACCTGAGGGACTCCGAGAAGATCGTCGTCGTCGACATCTACGACC
Coding sequences within it:
- a CDS encoding DUF2142 domain-containing protein, which translates into the protein MRRAVGTARLPWRPLSSPTRFPVDQPLTETLPRVDPPTVVESASRGLRSWSRRRVWAALLAVAIAVVSAIVLQRPAGPASLDREPHISRGPALPPITANAPTEQAFTARADELSGIVARVGTYGGATRCSVNVVVSDPNGAVVGRRVIRCRDLVDNELRLLIRFRPLPRSKGERFHLTVSAQPGARQAISLWGAESGSRLPPALSGGKLQRQSVALITEYGKRRPLVDIVGIALRRMAQYRVAWWRPPVVAGMMMTATLLLVALVAVPRRLSVAALLSLALIKGVFWTVAMPPLQGPDESSHFAYSQFMAEEGAIPRRGTSVSGLPPYSDELRRAERLLHREADPPGNRPDFGPGSRGADESRFQSRISRRAGGDASAAGYSPVYYAPASLLYRATSGPIYTRISTMRLWSVALGLLSVWLALLIGRRLFPESEGAALALAVGVALQPMFSQQTAVINNDALVIAGGFLCLLVAMKLVEPGASRWLPLLGGLALGTTLLGKPFGLAMAPVLAFGWLVGWLRSHPRTWKAWPVALARFGLGVGVGALRLSGGVVDIARGRARVPFATGLPAPAEARQLPGTEAGLGRPVLGPLRMARPTSPRVGLQLVALGDPSGHRPRMCMAAARSRRGRTRTKRPIAPTTRSIGGPDTPLPPRSGVDPRPTPHHRIPGFPTNREGRHHPGSVRTDGASRRRGVARAPAPSARSTRARHRQHGDRHERDRRPPGDLGGPHH
- a CDS encoding ABC transporter ATP-binding protein, whose protein sequence is MRRGRAKFESFEAVRHVSFDVAAGETFGLIGENGSGKSTLLKCMARIYRPDSGRIHLEGKVSALLELGAGFHPELSGRDNVYLNGTILGLSKRELDAKFDEIVDFAGLHRFIDTPVKNYSSGMYVRLGFSVAINVEPDVLLVDEVLAVGDEEFQRKCGEKFAALRRDGKTIVIVSHALGSVRSMCDRIGWLDHGDLRALGPAGQVIDDYIDETHVDRAEAVDGAGARWGSGEGRIERIELLDAEGTPTTKVRTGDTVTIRFHYATDEAIEKPVFRLAIHSLDGVHVTGPNTREAGCVPGWIDGAGVVDLRVERLLLLPGTYDVTAALSDYAALHPYDYRHRAFRFDVEAGTPHETYGGVVSLGGVWRVDALDDE